From one Triticum urartu cultivar G1812 chromosome 3, Tu2.1, whole genome shotgun sequence genomic stretch:
- the LOC125544624 gene encoding golgin-84-like gives MASWLKVAEDLLEVVDRRAKSVATELSDEQTAPQPSGSNGQEGQAKRGKPREKGPLKLTTGDAGNRTAAQKERKNRQPPRERIKIEKIKPSARPDSSNDDALAIVSASEPEVTSVDVKGANAESTSDKVENTTVDLKNDVAANAVDNAVEVQSIERTPEDTGPITDHVADSGNLESASESSAPSVPDEKNEPSSSNQSTDIGLAVSLEDKDTAVAVIQERTISGVPDSQGSGKSQDLKKDNLSDPPEITQNQQEHKSESVPLKDQDQLEEAQGLLKSAAKTGQSKEARLARVCAGLSSRLQEYKSENAQLEELLVQEREKCSSHEAHIKQLHQELSVSRVQGSRVESNMVDALAAKNTEIESLAKSLDSWKKKAAASEEMLASLQEDMDGLKRNRELTETRIIQALREELSTVERRAEEERIAHNATKMAAVDREVELEHRAVEASNALARIQRAADQSSSRAMEFEHKVAVLEVECASLHQELQEMEARNRRAQKKPSEDASQALQIQAWQEEVERARQSQREAESQILSLEAELQKMRVEMAGMRRDAEHYSRQEHVELEKRYRELTDLLYHKQTQLESMASEKGALEFQLEKSLKQFHEVQVEAERSRVSRRSASSWEEDTDINALEPLPLHHRHMATANHQLQKAAKFLDSGAVRATRFLWRHPVARVSLLFYLVFVHLFLMYLMQRLQDFAAEETGKSSMGDLANVKLP, from the exons ATGGCCTCCTGGCTCAAGGTCGCCGAAG ACTTGCTCGAAGTGGTCGACCGGAGGGCGAAAAGCGTGGCCACCGAGCTGTCCGacgagcagactgctcctcagcccTCAG GATCGAATGGCCAAGAAGGGCAAGCAAAGAGGGGAAAGCCCAGGGAGAAG GGTCCATTGAAGCTCACTACCGGGGATGCAGGTAACAGGACAGCGGCTCAGAAGGAGAGGAAGAACAGGCAACCGCCTCGGGAGAGGATTAAGATTGAGAAGATCAAACCTTCGGCACGTCCTGATTCATCAAATGATGATGCTCTTGCTATTGTTAGTGCCAGCGAACCTGAAGTCACTTCAGTTGATGTTAAGGGAGCGAATGCTGAGAGCACATCCGACAAAGTAGAGAACACCACTGTTGACCTTAAAAATGATGTAGCTGCTAATGCTGTCGATAATGCGGTTGAAGTCCAGTCAATAGAGAGAACCCCTGAGGATACAGGTCCCATCACGGATCATGTTGCAGATTCTGGCAATTTGGAGAGTGCTTCTGAAAGCTCTGCTCCTTCAGTTCCAGACGAAAAAAATGAGCCAAGCAGCAGTAACCAGTCTACTGACATTGGTTTAGCAGTCAGTTTGGAGGATAAAGACACAGCTGTGGCTGTTATCCAGGAGAGAACTATCTCTGGAGTACCCGATTCACAAGGTTCTGGCAAATCCCAAGATCTGAAGAAAGATAATTTGTCAGATCCACCAGAAATCACACAAAATCAACAGGAACATAAGTCTGAATCAGTTCCTCTGAAGGATCAAGACCAACTTGAGGAG GCTCAGGGATTACTAAAAAGCGCTGCAAAAACTGGCCAGTCAAAAGAAGCTAGATTAGCTCGG GTCTGTGCTGGACTTTCATCCCGTCTCCAAGAATATAAATCCGAGAATGCACAGCTAGAAGAACTTCTTGTTCAGGAG AGAGAGAAATGTAGCTCACATGAAGCTCATATAAAGCAACTACACCAAGAACTATCGGTGTCCAGAGTACAAGGTTCACGAGTTGAATCTAACATGGTTGATGCTTTGGCTGCAAAAAACACTGAGATTGAATCTCTAGCTAAATCATTGGACTCTTGGAAGAAAAAAGCAGCAGCTTCAGAAGAAATGCTGGCATCTTTACAG GAAGATATGGATGGCCTTAAGAGGAACCGTGAGCTTACTGAAACCAGGATCATCCAG GCTCTACGAGAGGAACTTTCAACCGTGGAGCGGAGGGCTGAAGAGGAGCGTATTGCACATAATGCTACAAAGATG GCAGCTGTTGACAGAGAAGTAGAATTGGAGCATCGGGCTGTCGAGGCATCAAATGCTCTTGCTAGAATCCAG AGAGCTGCTGATCAAAGCTCATCGAGAGCAATGGAATTTGAGCACAAAGTAGCTGTACTTGAG GTTGAATGTGCATCACTGCACCAAGAACTACAGGAAATGGAAGCTCGTAATCGCCGTGCTCAGAAAAAGCCTTCTGAAGATGCTAGTCAAGCTCTTCAG ATACAGGCATGGCAGGAGGAAGTTGAGCGAGCACGGCAAAGCCAAAGAGAGGCAGAAAGCCAGATATTATCCTTGGAG GCTGAGTTGCAGAAGATGAGAGTTGAAATGGCTGGAATGAGACGAGACGCAGAGCATTATTCTAGACAG GAGCATGTTGAGCTAGAGAAAAGATACCGTGAGCTCACTGATTTGCTG TACCACAAGCAAACACAATTAGAATCCATGGCCAGTGAAAAAGGTGCATTAGAGTTCCAACTGGAGAAATCATTGAAGCAATTCCATGAAGTGCAG GTAGAAGCAGAAAGGAGTAGGGTTTCTCGCAGATCAGCATCATCATGGGAAGAAGATACTGATATCAATGCGCTAGA GCCTCTTCCACTGCATCATCGACACATGGCAACGGCAAATCATCAG TTACAAAAAGCTGCGAAGTTTTTAGATTCAGGGGCTGTGAGGGCGACAAGATTTTTGTGGCGGCATCCTGTTGCCCGAGTCAGCCTTCTATTCTATCTG GTGTTTGTGCATTTGTTCTTGATGTACTTGATGCAGCGCCTGCAG GACTTTGCAGCGGAAGAGACTGGGAAATCGTCCATGGGGGACCTGGCCAACGTGAAGTTGCCATAG